The Blastomonas fulva genome contains a region encoding:
- a CDS encoding acyl-homoserine-lactone synthase gives MISAVTHPKIAESSMAMCAMFAARKQVFVDLLKWDLPVLDDRFEIDQFDTPDARYLILLGADGQHRASARLLHTTGPHILGDLYPHLCNGQVPRGPRILEISRFCLDRNQDAGSRLSARNQLVTALVDHAIDEGINYYTGVAELGWLAQILRFGWQCEPLGEPQGNKGSKIGALRIGIDDQTRAKLERTGIYTPLSLQLIESRESVA, from the coding sequence ATGATCAGCGCCGTTACTCATCCGAAAATTGCGGAAAGCAGCATGGCCATGTGCGCCATGTTTGCGGCCCGCAAGCAGGTGTTTGTGGATCTCCTCAAATGGGACCTTCCCGTCCTCGACGACCGGTTCGAGATCGACCAGTTCGACACGCCAGATGCCCGCTACCTGATCCTGCTCGGCGCAGATGGACAGCATCGCGCCTCGGCCCGCCTGCTGCACACCACAGGGCCGCACATCCTGGGCGATCTGTACCCCCATCTGTGCAACGGCCAGGTTCCGCGAGGTCCGCGCATCCTGGAGATCTCGCGCTTCTGTCTTGACCGGAACCAGGACGCTGGATCGCGCCTGTCGGCCCGCAACCAGCTTGTGACCGCGCTGGTCGATCACGCGATCGATGAGGGCATCAACTATTACACCGGCGTTGCCGAGCTTGGCTGGCTCGCCCAGATCCTCCGCTTCGGGTGGCAATGCGAGCCGCTGGGGGAACCTCAGGGCAATAAGGGGTCGAAAATCGGCGCCCTCCGCATCGGGATCGATGACCAGACACGGGCCAAGCTGGAGCGCACTGGTATCTACACCCCGTTGTCGCTGCAGCTTATTGAAAGCCGGGAGTCAGTTGCATGA
- a CDS encoding phytanoyl-CoA dioxygenase family protein codes for MSSETLADALLDRGFCIVPDLVPRATIEALATDLDPVFAATPFGQGCFYGYRTKRFGGLLRRSANSHALVLEKTIMGAVQAILGQACDRIQLNVAQAIEIHPGEQRQFPHRDHDMWNGEKGAHEYLVNVIWPLTPFSAANGATHIYPDSHGADGMARQDPGAPVIAECEPGAAICFLGSTAHGAGANVTSQVRRGVVIGYSLGWLKPYENLWLAYPPSVARTFPPDLAALAGYVQHRPNLGNYEGQCPSVLLGDVVPEHLGAIDALRPDQEAMLDAFAEQEPISR; via the coding sequence ATGTCGTCCGAAACGCTGGCAGACGCACTGCTGGATAGAGGCTTTTGCATCGTGCCTGATCTCGTGCCGCGCGCCACCATCGAGGCACTTGCCACCGATCTCGACCCGGTGTTCGCGGCCACGCCCTTTGGGCAGGGCTGTTTTTATGGCTACCGAACCAAACGCTTTGGCGGTCTGCTCCGGCGATCGGCCAATTCGCATGCACTGGTTCTTGAAAAAACCATAATGGGGGCAGTGCAGGCCATTCTTGGGCAAGCCTGCGACCGCATCCAGCTCAATGTCGCGCAGGCCATCGAGATTCATCCCGGCGAGCAGCGCCAGTTCCCCCACCGGGACCATGATATGTGGAACGGCGAAAAAGGTGCACACGAGTATCTGGTCAATGTGATCTGGCCACTGACGCCATTCAGCGCAGCGAACGGCGCAACCCACATCTATCCCGATAGCCACGGCGCAGACGGCATGGCGCGGCAGGATCCGGGCGCACCGGTTATCGCAGAGTGCGAACCCGGAGCCGCGATCTGTTTCCTCGGTTCAACTGCCCACGGAGCGGGCGCCAATGTAACCAGTCAGGTCAGGCGCGGCGTCGTCATCGGCTACAGCCTGGGCTGGCTCAAGCCCTATGAGAATCTGTGGCTTGCCTATCCGCCATCCGTAGCCCGGACGTTTCCTCCCGACCTTGCGGCACTGGCAGGCTATGTCCAGCACCGACCCAATCTCGGCAATTACGAGGGCCAGTGCCCGTCCGTTCTTCTCGGCGATGTCGTGCCGGAACATCTCGGAGCCATCGACGCCCTGCGCCCCGATCAGGAAGCGATGCTGGATGCATTCGCCGAGCAGGAGCCCATAAGCCGGTGA
- a CDS encoding GntR family transcriptional regulator, whose translation MSPAHVIEPTYEAIKRRLMHGHWPPGTRLEAARIADLLHVSITPVRDSLYRLTGERMVDFTHGEGFHAPRMTESDLRGMLELHLVLMLAALATQVRDSITPVGRLDKGSDGFGLLFLAIARRSGNAELASCIAGLGDRLHIARLADTEILGDTADEHGALEAAYSKNATHPEVRALLLHYHERRAQEAAAYIRHITA comes from the coding sequence GTGAGCCCTGCACATGTCATCGAGCCGACCTATGAAGCGATCAAGCGCCGATTGATGCATGGCCACTGGCCGCCGGGAACGCGGCTGGAGGCTGCAAGGATTGCAGACCTGCTTCATGTCAGCATCACGCCGGTACGCGACAGCCTGTATCGGCTGACAGGTGAGCGCATGGTCGACTTTACGCATGGCGAAGGATTTCATGCGCCGCGGATGACCGAAAGCGATTTGCGCGGCATGCTCGAGCTGCATCTTGTCCTGATGCTGGCAGCGCTGGCGACCCAAGTGCGCGATTCAATTACGCCAGTGGGCCGGCTGGACAAAGGATCAGACGGATTTGGTTTGCTGTTCCTTGCGATTGCCCGGCGCTCGGGTAACGCCGAGCTTGCAAGCTGCATTGCTGGCCTCGGTGACCGGCTCCATATCGCCCGTCTCGCCGACACCGAGATACTTGGCGACACAGCTGACGAGCACGGCGCTCTCGAAGCGGCCTATTCAAAAAACGCAACTCACCCAGAAGTCCGCGCGCTGTTGCTGCACTACCATGAACGACGCGCGCAAGAGGCTGCTGCCTATATCCGGCATATCACCGCCTGA
- a CDS encoding RNA polymerase sigma factor, with product MSSSKWKSLSSERHPFSVSSACHAHPDDRPVQSGTVSRETSDLDTAFREHASALLQFLRRKASPQEAPDLVQEVFARAAGSAQRHSLVNPGGFLRRIAQNLLIDRSRKVHRHGAPEVSFCEERDFVTPPQQEWSMEAADLMSLYEAAVDSMSPKTREVFLMHRVDELTYREIHEHLGISVATVEYHMMKALAHIAQAVDYNR from the coding sequence GTGTCGTCGTCAAAATGGAAAAGCCTTTCTTCCGAACGTCACCCGTTCTCGGTGTCATCGGCATGCCACGCTCATCCGGACGATCGTCCGGTGCAGAGCGGGACGGTGTCGCGCGAGACGAGCGATCTGGATACGGCCTTTCGGGAACATGCCTCTGCGCTGCTGCAGTTTCTGCGTCGCAAGGCGAGCCCGCAGGAAGCGCCCGATCTGGTGCAGGAGGTGTTCGCAAGGGCAGCAGGCAGCGCCCAGAGGCACAGCCTCGTCAACCCTGGCGGCTTTCTCCGCCGCATCGCCCAGAACCTGCTGATCGACCGGTCTCGCAAGGTTCATCGGCATGGGGCACCTGAGGTGTCGTTCTGCGAAGAACGGGATTTTGTCACACCCCCACAGCAGGAATGGAGCATGGAAGCGGCTGATCTGATGAGCCTTTATGAAGCAGCCGTGGACTCGATGTCACCCAAAACGCGCGAGGTTTTTCTGATGCACCGGGTCGACGAACTGACATATCGCGAGATACACGAGCATCTGGGAATCAGTGTTGCAACGGTGGAATACCACATGATGAAGGCGCTCGCGCATATCGCGCAAGCCGTGGACTATAATCGATGA
- a CDS encoding FecR family protein, whose product MTHKHRDDTIDDAARTWLIRMRGPDAPQLRHELEAWRAADPAHHAAYERAEAILVQSAILKGSVRHGQSRKSRLAPQRPFVRRWLTAGALAAAAAMLFVAISAGGASLSGPHGQNPMAAWAAEPLVTRHGEIRSFRLDDGSVVTLDTDSRLDVALTDNARIVKLARGRARLQIATDVRPFRILAGSGQVTTTQALLDIGYDSEGMIGLTLSDAAAVIAPAGQTTHKSVMREIPAATPLVYRADDAALRLGAQSSDFGDSDWPSGWAEYRTVRLDQLVAAANRYAAVPIIIKDPAIARLEASGRFKISQTDTFVRRLAQLFDLAVERRADGIYLQRR is encoded by the coding sequence ATGACGCACAAGCACCGCGATGACACGATCGATGACGCTGCGCGCACTTGGCTGATCAGGATGCGGGGTCCGGATGCTCCCCAGCTGCGTCACGAGTTAGAAGCCTGGCGCGCTGCCGATCCAGCGCATCACGCGGCATATGAGCGGGCTGAAGCCATCTTGGTACAGTCCGCTATTCTGAAAGGGTCTGTGCGACATGGCCAGAGCCGCAAGTCCCGCCTGGCCCCTCAAAGACCCTTTGTTCGGCGGTGGCTCACCGCCGGTGCGCTGGCGGCTGCCGCGGCCATGCTGTTTGTGGCGATCAGTGCCGGAGGCGCCTCTCTTTCCGGCCCTCACGGTCAAAATCCCATGGCTGCCTGGGCTGCCGAGCCGCTGGTGACAAGGCACGGCGAAATCAGAAGCTTCCGTCTTGATGACGGATCCGTTGTCACACTCGATACCGACAGCCGCCTTGACGTGGCGTTGACTGATAATGCGAGGATCGTGAAGCTGGCCAGAGGTCGGGCACGCTTGCAGATCGCCACTGACGTGCGGCCATTCCGCATTCTGGCAGGGTCCGGTCAGGTCACCACAACGCAGGCCTTACTCGATATCGGTTACGACAGCGAAGGTATGATCGGCCTCACTCTGTCCGATGCCGCGGCGGTGATCGCACCAGCTGGCCAGACTACCCACAAATCCGTGATGCGGGAGATTCCTGCAGCAACTCCCCTGGTATATCGCGCCGATGATGCCGCGCTGAGACTTGGGGCACAGTCGTCGGACTTTGGCGACAGTGATTGGCCGTCTGGCTGGGCGGAATACCGCACGGTCAGGCTCGACCAGCTGGTGGCCGCAGCCAACCGCTATGCGGCGGTTCCGATCATCATAAAGGACCCTGCCATTGCCCGGCTCGAAGCGTCTGGTCGTTTCAAGATCAGCCAGACGGATACCTTCGTCAGGCGCCTTGCACAGCTGTTCGATCTTGCCGTCGAGCGCAGGGCCGACGGCATATATCTGCAACGGCGATAA
- a CDS encoding TonB-dependent receptor domain-containing protein, whose product MMSGKSQVMRALMASVALGLMPVAAHAQQQEKMVYDQPAQDLGNALRSVATRAGIELYASADDLDGLQAPALKGDLTTREAFEALLRGTGLTARFERGSVTIGRASGRRADEAGSQSDPIIVTGSRIKGAPSAVPVTTVTSEDIRNAGQNDLGEVARSLPQNFGGGQNPGIGNSQGAQNENVNVNGASTFNLRGIGPNATLTLINGNRFAFSGVNSVIDVSAIPVSAVERVEVIADGASAIYGADAVAGVVNIILRKSYDGVSTSARVGGSTDGGNFQQQFSVLAGTSWSTGGVMAAYDVSSNSSIQAGSRSYAVSNNPDATLFPDLRRHAVLVSAHQAFGDRVELSADAIFKTGRQIGASGFSATVPITTSGNQVRTEFETFGIAPKIVVDLSDDWTFEILGFYGTDTTDGLTRVFSGGIQTSTGPRYFFNRNFSVEAGLQGALFELPAGPARIAAGAGYRSSFFEARLGGRAFDQLRKNYFAYGELFVPLTSPEQGVSLAHRASLTGALRYEDNSDSGDIVTPKLSMIYEPVAGLTFGISWGKSFKLPTLFQQYTGYSAVLVPVGGFGQGFPASATLAIAQGASEILGPERSENWTFSATTKPVEGLELSAAYFHIDYTDRVTPPLPSGAGALNNPIFADLITFNPSAALLDALFSGANGGLQNGTGAPYDPRRVIALLDARTRNIAQQTYSGVDVSLRYDLETGPGQRLSLSGGGTWMESSQRLLPGLPVTELAGNIFFPPHIRARAGATYSTKRFSLSSFVNHSGGVTDNRRPARTKLSSFTTLDLTARLTLGSGTEIALNALNILNEKPDRIFTAAAFDAAFDSTNYSAVGRFLGLTVRHDW is encoded by the coding sequence ATGATGTCAGGAAAATCACAGGTGATGCGTGCGCTGATGGCCAGCGTGGCGCTGGGGCTTATGCCAGTTGCAGCGCACGCCCAGCAGCAGGAAAAAATGGTCTACGACCAGCCAGCGCAGGACTTAGGCAACGCGCTGCGCAGTGTGGCCACGCGGGCCGGAATCGAACTCTATGCCTCGGCGGATGATCTTGACGGACTGCAGGCGCCAGCCCTGAAGGGCGATCTTACGACACGCGAAGCCTTCGAGGCCCTGTTGCGAGGCACTGGCCTAACCGCGCGGTTCGAACGGGGATCGGTCACGATCGGACGCGCTAGTGGCAGGCGAGCTGATGAAGCTGGCTCGCAATCCGATCCCATAATTGTCACAGGATCACGCATCAAGGGTGCGCCCTCGGCTGTTCCGGTCACGACAGTAACCAGCGAGGACATCCGCAATGCCGGTCAGAACGATCTGGGCGAAGTCGCACGCAGCCTGCCGCAGAATTTTGGTGGTGGCCAGAACCCGGGCATTGGCAACTCGCAAGGTGCTCAAAACGAAAATGTGAACGTCAACGGGGCATCGACTTTCAACCTGCGCGGGATCGGCCCCAATGCGACTCTGACGCTGATCAACGGCAATCGTTTTGCCTTCAGCGGGGTCAACTCGGTCATCGATGTGAGCGCAATTCCGGTGTCGGCGGTCGAGCGTGTCGAGGTGATCGCCGATGGCGCTTCGGCGATCTACGGCGCAGATGCGGTGGCGGGCGTCGTCAATATCATCCTTCGGAAAAGCTACGATGGCGTGTCCACCAGCGCGCGCGTAGGCGGATCGACCGACGGCGGCAATTTTCAGCAGCAGTTCAGCGTACTGGCCGGGACCAGCTGGTCGACCGGCGGAGTAATGGCTGCTTATGATGTCAGCAGCAATTCTTCGATCCAGGCCGGGTCGCGCAGCTATGCCGTCTCGAACAATCCGGATGCCACCCTGTTCCCCGACCTGCGTCGGCACGCCGTGCTCGTCAGCGCCCACCAGGCTTTTGGTGATCGCGTCGAACTGAGCGCCGACGCCATTTTCAAGACGGGCAGACAGATCGGGGCCTCGGGCTTCTCGGCTACTGTGCCAATCACTACGTCTGGCAACCAGGTTCGCACCGAGTTCGAGACATTCGGGATTGCTCCGAAAATCGTCGTCGATCTGTCTGACGACTGGACCTTCGAGATCCTCGGCTTTTATGGCACCGACACAACCGATGGTCTTACCCGGGTTTTTTCAGGAGGCATTCAGACGAGCACCGGCCCCCGATACTTCTTCAACCGGAATTTTTCTGTGGAGGCGGGGCTTCAGGGCGCGCTGTTCGAACTGCCCGCAGGACCCGCCCGTATTGCAGCGGGCGCTGGTTACCGCTCCAGTTTTTTCGAGGCGAGGCTTGGCGGCAGGGCGTTCGACCAGCTTCGGAAAAACTATTTTGCCTATGGGGAGTTGTTTGTGCCGCTCACCAGCCCGGAACAGGGCGTCTCGCTCGCGCACCGGGCGTCGCTGACGGGCGCGCTGCGCTATGAGGATAACTCGGATTCGGGCGACATCGTCACTCCGAAGCTTAGCATGATCTACGAGCCGGTAGCCGGGCTGACGTTTGGCATCTCATGGGGCAAATCATTCAAGCTGCCGACGCTCTTTCAGCAATATACGGGCTATTCGGCGGTTCTCGTTCCGGTTGGCGGCTTCGGACAGGGTTTTCCGGCGAGCGCGACGCTCGCGATTGCCCAAGGGGCAAGCGAAATTCTGGGGCCTGAGCGCTCGGAAAACTGGACCTTCAGCGCGACGACGAAACCGGTAGAAGGTCTGGAGCTGTCCGCTGCCTATTTCCATATCGACTATACGGACCGGGTAACACCTCCGCTGCCCTCAGGTGCTGGCGCGCTCAACAATCCGATCTTCGCAGATCTGATCACCTTCAATCCGTCAGCAGCCTTGCTCGATGCACTGTTCAGCGGCGCAAATGGAGGGCTACAGAATGGGACTGGCGCTCCCTATGACCCGCGGCGCGTGATTGCGCTTCTTGATGCGCGCACCCGCAATATTGCCCAGCAGACCTATAGCGGCGTCGATGTGTCGCTACGATATGACCTTGAGACTGGCCCGGGTCAGCGGCTCTCGCTGAGCGGCGGCGGTACATGGATGGAAAGCAGCCAGCGTCTTCTTCCCGGGCTGCCCGTGACCGAACTTGCCGGAAACATCTTTTTTCCGCCGCATATTCGCGCGCGGGCCGGGGCGACTTACAGCACAAAGCGGTTCTCGCTCTCTTCCTTCGTCAACCATAGCGGCGGAGTAACCGACAATCGCAGACCGGCTCGAACTAAGCTGTCTTCATTCACCACCCTGGATCTGACGGCGCGTCTGACGCTGGGCAGTGGCACTGAGATCGCGCTTAATGCCCTCAACATTCTCAACGAAAAGCCCGATCGCATCTTCACGGCGGCCGCGTTCGACGCAGCATTCGATTCGACCAATTACTCGGCGGTCGGACGCTTTCTCGGCCTGACGGTGCGCCATGACTGGTAA
- a CDS encoding prolyl oligopeptidase family serine peptidase: MADDPGRRWTPEDIVSVPKVISMALSYDGAELAYLERTVDIAGNRTLLVLYRLDLASGARAEVARAIAADKLEAIAGKRAWNVLLDLGDGQQLYQIDSGASARLVLASEAKVTVGQAEGNLFAVSSLAPHRVGVLAYDWSPDRRWLWYAALKPGPSDTRVQFDSEVTAQKHRRRAPVPAVVELRLRSSSGEDTLIATRPTSDRLAFYLGATVRWGEDGLRYFVETTSGIKSDESEAFDLKFASLVSTSAGTLPGLPSVDYLKGPHGGQLASEGTGASLDLIETGPDGTKHSYGRYGFYIGDPRSAASWRSEDGKRLVLGVRTTTHPRYGLAVVSKAGIRTILTGKSLSRCDFRADLSWGICVEESLSQPPRFVRVEPGSGRITKVLTLSARHEAIAPLKITAHQWKNRADHIATGFIVWPRDYIKGQPYPAILVTHGSDADERFADQDLQWDFPVQAWAERGYVVVLINDPSPRLNPDLMAGYAQWRSGKGHLSPAKVQDSAWIGVVHMLEDVVSQLVSDGLVDRSRVGIAGYSRGSQITNVAVTQSGLFRAASSGDGSFLEPSAWSQVTRSYTAIFGGPPAGDFLENYRRLSPSLRADHACAAVLQQMATPLAGAIDFHMSLRAARVPSQISLYPGETTATDETHLFHIPSNRLAAMRENLAWFDFWLRDVEQTDASSAGRAGHWIEMARSRRDNCPTFPAISSHAPP, translated from the coding sequence ATGGCCGACGATCCAGGCCGCCGCTGGACGCCAGAAGACATCGTGTCAGTGCCAAAGGTGATCTCGATGGCATTGTCATATGATGGAGCAGAACTGGCTTATCTCGAGCGGACAGTGGACATTGCCGGGAACCGCACATTGCTCGTGCTGTATCGGCTGGATCTGGCTTCGGGCGCCAGGGCAGAGGTTGCGCGTGCGATTGCAGCCGATAAGCTCGAGGCAATTGCAGGGAAGCGGGCCTGGAATGTCCTGCTCGATCTGGGCGACGGACAGCAGCTGTACCAGATCGATTCTGGCGCATCGGCGCGACTTGTTCTTGCCAGCGAGGCAAAGGTCACTGTCGGACAGGCCGAGGGCAATCTATTTGCCGTATCGTCCCTCGCACCCCATCGCGTCGGCGTACTGGCCTATGACTGGTCACCGGATCGCAGATGGTTGTGGTATGCAGCACTCAAGCCGGGGCCCAGCGATACCCGGGTCCAGTTCGACAGCGAGGTAACGGCGCAAAAGCACCGGCGCCGTGCTCCTGTCCCTGCTGTTGTCGAGCTGCGGCTGCGTTCGTCGTCAGGGGAAGACACGCTGATCGCAACCCGCCCCACAAGCGATCGCCTCGCATTCTACTTAGGCGCCACCGTGCGATGGGGCGAAGACGGGCTGCGGTATTTCGTCGAGACCACATCGGGCATCAAAAGCGATGAGTCAGAAGCTTTCGATCTGAAATTTGCCTCGCTGGTCAGCACTTCGGCGGGAACGCTGCCTGGCCTTCCATCGGTCGACTATCTCAAGGGCCCGCATGGTGGCCAGTTGGCCAGCGAAGGAACCGGCGCGTCGCTGGACCTGATAGAAACAGGTCCGGACGGAACGAAACATAGCTATGGCAGATACGGTTTCTATATCGGGGATCCAAGGTCCGCAGCGAGCTGGAGATCCGAGGACGGCAAACGCCTGGTTCTCGGCGTGCGGACTACCACCCACCCGCGTTATGGACTGGCTGTCGTTTCGAAAGCAGGCATACGCACAATCCTTACCGGGAAAAGCCTGAGCCGATGCGATTTTCGGGCTGATCTATCATGGGGCATCTGTGTGGAGGAATCGCTCAGCCAGCCGCCCCGGTTTGTCAGGGTCGAGCCCGGCAGCGGCAGGATCACAAAGGTGCTGACTCTCTCGGCGCGGCATGAAGCGATAGCGCCTTTGAAAATCACAGCACACCAGTGGAAGAACAGGGCTGATCACATTGCCACGGGTTTCATCGTTTGGCCTCGCGATTATATAAAGGGCCAGCCGTACCCCGCAATCCTCGTGACCCATGGCAGTGATGCGGATGAGCGATTTGCAGATCAGGATCTTCAATGGGATTTTCCCGTGCAGGCCTGGGCCGAACGGGGTTATGTTGTTGTTCTGATCAATGACCCATCTCCCCGCCTGAACCCGGACCTGATGGCGGGTTATGCCCAATGGCGCTCGGGCAAAGGCCACCTGTCCCCGGCTAAAGTTCAGGATAGTGCCTGGATTGGTGTGGTGCATATGCTGGAAGATGTCGTGAGCCAGCTGGTCAGCGATGGGCTTGTGGATCGCAGCCGGGTCGGAATTGCCGGCTATAGCAGGGGATCGCAGATCACGAACGTGGCCGTCACGCAGTCCGGTCTTTTCAGAGCGGCTTCAAGCGGTGATGGCAGCTTTCTCGAGCCTTCAGCCTGGTCCCAGGTGACGCGGTCTTACACAGCCATCTTTGGCGGTCCCCCAGCCGGGGATTTCCTGGAGAATTACCGCCGCCTTTCGCCCTCTCTGCGCGCCGATCATGCCTGTGCAGCTGTCCTCCAGCAGATGGCAACGCCCCTTGCCGGTGCGATTGATTTCCACATGAGCCTCCGGGCTGCGCGCGTTCCTTCGCAGATAAGCCTTTATCCAGGCGAAACGACCGCTACCGATGAGACGCACCTGTTTCACATTCCATCGAACCGTCTGGCTGCCATGCGCGAGAACCTTGCATGGTTTGATTTCTGGCTCCGCGATGTGGAGCAGACTGACGCCTCCTCTGCGGGACGTGCCGGCCACTGGATCGAAATGGCGCGCAGCCGTCGCGACAATTGCCCGACATTTCCGGCTATTTCATCCCATGCCCCCCCTTGA
- a CDS encoding asparagine synthase-related protein: protein MAGRFIIDINPGASSQVRSVSDMGEPSFNNPAVRVWSHLPVIRIGSTGCIIGHLFSQTSPSRRVLEFDTETARAIEASNGRMLLKEFWGAYVAVVAGPDGAVSVLRDPSGLLPCYYRTRADGAVLAGDVADLASRGAGAVNLTEIGRLLASPDAMGRNTCLSGVSELLAGECLNSSPARNTLHEWWSPWEWTCPETPPKFDDAAARLRKVAFDCGGAWASCFHSILIGVSGGLDSSIVACCAHPGAAALHCVNFVSSGAGGDERRYASVLTDALGLRLHERHFDIGSVVIEQPAAPTHPWPNAAYFLQAMQATHSAFRDDQPVDAYFSGNGGDNVFCSLRTAAPFVDRFMSQGSRSGIMNTLRDIGVLTGADGMTILRHAWDIYRKAGSPPRTLCDTLGLSSSFFEAMAPQQPLHPWLNPPQNALPGKIGHVKQLLRAHRSIELYPRQTYLTHIAPLMSQPVVELCLSIPTWLWVHGGANRAVARAAFGGIVPDELLRRTSKGGPSGFMRDIYLANRSKAEDFLRGGLLAQAGMLDLSILSQAQLPTAAGSQSARRILAICAAEAWAQWWTSSDGLKGGHGMK, encoded by the coding sequence ATGGCAGGGCGTTTCATCATAGACATTAACCCGGGCGCTTCCTCACAGGTCCGTTCCGTCAGCGATATGGGAGAGCCTTCGTTCAATAATCCTGCAGTCCGCGTGTGGAGCCATTTACCCGTAATCCGGATTGGCAGCACTGGCTGCATCATCGGACATTTGTTTTCCCAAACATCGCCTTCTCGCCGCGTTCTGGAGTTCGATACTGAAACAGCCCGCGCAATCGAAGCCAGCAATGGACGCATGCTTCTGAAGGAATTCTGGGGTGCTTATGTTGCGGTCGTGGCTGGGCCAGATGGTGCTGTCTCGGTGCTACGCGACCCGTCCGGCCTGCTGCCGTGTTATTATCGGACCCGCGCCGACGGCGCAGTGCTGGCGGGCGATGTAGCCGATCTCGCGAGCCGGGGGGCGGGGGCTGTCAATCTGACAGAGATCGGCAGACTTCTTGCCAGCCCGGATGCAATGGGCCGCAACACCTGTCTGTCCGGCGTTTCCGAATTGCTGGCAGGTGAGTGCCTGAACAGTTCGCCAGCAAGAAATACCCTGCATGAATGGTGGTCGCCATGGGAATGGACCTGCCCGGAAACACCTCCTAAATTCGACGACGCCGCAGCCAGACTTCGCAAGGTCGCTTTTGACTGCGGCGGGGCTTGGGCATCCTGTTTCCATTCCATCCTGATCGGAGTTTCCGGAGGGCTGGACTCTTCTATAGTCGCCTGCTGCGCCCATCCAGGAGCCGCAGCACTGCATTGTGTCAATTTTGTCAGCAGCGGAGCGGGTGGGGATGAGCGTCGCTATGCATCTGTTCTGACGGATGCGCTCGGCCTTCGGCTGCACGAGCGGCACTTCGACATCGGATCGGTCGTTATTGAGCAGCCTGCGGCGCCCACCCACCCCTGGCCAAATGCCGCGTATTTTCTGCAGGCAATGCAGGCCACCCATTCTGCATTTCGTGATGATCAGCCTGTAGATGCATATTTTTCCGGTAATGGTGGTGACAACGTGTTCTGCAGCCTTCGCACGGCCGCTCCGTTCGTCGACCGGTTCATGTCTCAGGGCTCACGCTCTGGAATCATGAATACTCTGCGCGATATCGGCGTCCTGACCGGAGCGGACGGCATGACGATTCTCCGACATGCCTGGGATATCTATCGAAAGGCGGGCAGCCCGCCCCGGACTTTGTGTGACACGTTGGGTCTGTCATCATCGTTCTTCGAAGCGATGGCACCCCAACAGCCGCTCCATCCCTGGCTCAATCCGCCGCAGAACGCCCTTCCGGGCAAGATCGGACATGTGAAGCAGCTCCTCCGGGCTCATCGCAGCATCGAGCTGTATCCGCGCCAGACTTATCTGACGCATATTGCTCCGCTGATGTCTCAGCCAGTCGTCGAACTGTGCTTGAGCATTCCAACGTGGCTTTGGGTTCATGGCGGGGCCAACAGGGCAGTCGCCCGCGCAGCTTTCGGGGGGATCGTGCCGGACGAACTGCTCAGACGAACCTCAAAAGGAGGCCCCTCTGGCTTCATGAGGGACATATATCTCGCAAACCGCAGCAAAGCCGAAGATTTTCTGCGTGGGGGCCTTTTGGCCCAAGCCGGAATGCTGGACCTTTCGATCCTCAGCCAGGCGCAGCTTCCTACCGCGGCGGGATCCCAATCCGCGCGTCGGATCCTGGCAATATGTGCTGCAGAGGCATGGGCGCAGTGGTGGACCAGCTCTGACGGGCTCAAGGGGGGGCATGGGATGAAATAG
- a CDS encoding lasso peptide biosynthesis B2 protein, translating into MTYRLSPHLRYCLFASASIFLDVDRARYFLLQDRADARFRRFLEQSADAADFHWLIARNIITEGCDDPTLHNPKVPAPTSGLENHPSLSADVVSTIRAIAAQITARRMLRRLPFAEILKPGWSTAQRVAQDQNHQVSLVTAAFQRARHFVPAKDQCLVRSIAMKKVLASHGCHVDLVIGVALPFSAHAWVQSGDTILTDPLDLVEPYKPILVV; encoded by the coding sequence ATGACCTACAGACTGTCTCCGCACCTGCGCTACTGCCTCTTTGCGTCAGCCTCGATATTTCTCGACGTTGACCGCGCACGATATTTTCTGCTGCAAGACAGAGCGGACGCGAGGTTCCGGCGATTCCTTGAGCAAAGTGCTGATGCCGCCGACTTTCACTGGCTGATCGCACGGAACATCATAACCGAGGGTTGCGATGATCCGACATTGCATAACCCTAAAGTCCCGGCTCCGACATCCGGCCTTGAAAATCATCCATCGCTGTCTGCTGACGTTGTCTCCACCATCAGAGCGATTGCAGCACAGATCACAGCACGGCGGATGCTCCGGCGTCTGCCTTTTGCGGAGATACTGAAACCAGGCTGGTCAACTGCGCAGCGCGTCGCGCAGGACCAAAATCACCAGGTCTCCCTTGTGACAGCCGCATTTCAGCGGGCAAGGCATTTCGTTCCGGCAAAAGACCAGTGCCTCGTCAGGAGTATCGCCATGAAGAAGGTTCTTGCCAGCCACGGATGTCATGTGGACCTTGTGATTGGGGTAGCGCTTCCCTTTTCAGCGCATGCCTGGGTTCAGTCTGGTGACACCATCCTGACCGACCCTCTCGATCTGGTCGAGCCCTATAAGCCGATACTGGTGGTCTGA